From the Solanum stenotomum isolate F172 chromosome 4, ASM1918654v1, whole genome shotgun sequence genome, one window contains:
- the LOC125861485 gene encoding uncharacterized protein LOC125861485, producing MFGRSEQSIKRRKGRKASSVQDFLGIFEGLRQGFDPNEVQGMTNLVLEPRVQDFYSVYRVLLIGVKRGTYIIPSRIVVRGHLARRNVDPQYQGIPNAPQVKAQGEVTNGELRNVIRMLNQVVTNQAGQQRGNRQDVADTSRIREFFRLNSPYFTGSSVNEDSKNFAKQLHKGFEVMHVVDVERVGIATYQLKVVARVWYDQWKKSTAEGEPIVSWAVFEEAFMGHLFPRALREAKKNGPAPSSSIALAPRKRDKFRNQNSQKFRARPSQSQGSVVQGANWTPTCAKFGRNHPGECYDGSDGCFNCGETIHFIRECPKNRQGSGNGGNGGQSSSVALPGRAAPRRATSGIGGAANHLYAITSSQEQIIHLTLSLV from the exons ATGTTTGGAAGGTCCGAGCAAAGTataaagaggagaaaagggagaaaagctTCAAGCGTTCAAGATTTTCTTGGGATCTTTGAGGGTTTGCgccaaggatttgatcctaacgag GTTcagggcatgacaaacttggtattagagcctagAGTTCAAGATTTCTACAGTGTCTATAGAGTCCTGCTTATTGGTGTGAAGCGCGGCACATAT ATCATTCCTTCAAGAATAGTTGTTCGAGGTCATCTTGCTAGGAGAAATGTCGATCCTCAGTATCAAGGGATCCCCAATGCACCACAAGTGAAagcccaaggagaggtcactaaCGGTGAGTTACGCAATGTTATCCGGATGTTGaatcaagttgtgaccaaccaagctgggcaacaaagagggAATCGACAGGATGTGGCCGATACATCtaggatccgtgagttctttAGGTTGAATTCTCCATACTTCACCGGTTCAAGTGTCAATGAGGATTCGAAAAACTTTGCGAAACAGTTGCATAAGGGgtttgaggtgatgcatgttGTAGACGTTGAGCGTGTGGGAATAGCTACCTACCAACTAAAGGTTGTTGCTAGAGTCTGGTACGACCAATGGAAGAAAAGTACAGCTGAAGGGGAACCAATTGTGAGTTGGGCGGTGTTCGAAGAGGCCTTCATGGGGCATTTATTTCCTCGTGCATTGAGAGAGGCAAAG aaaaatggacctgctccatcatcttctATTGCACTTGCACCAAGGAAAAGAGATAAGTTTAGAAACCAGAATTCGCAGAAGTTCAGAGCTCGACCTTCTCAGTCTCAAGGTAGCGTGGTACAAGGGGCCAATTGGactcctacatgtgctaagtttggtaggaaccacccaggAGAGTGTTATGATGGATCCGATGGTTGTTTCAATTGTGGTGAGACAATTCACTTCATaagagagtgtcctaagaacagGCAAGGTAGTGGTAACGGCGGCAATGGAGGccaatcttcttcagtggcTCTGCCAGGCAGAGCTGCACCTAGAAGAGCTACTTCAGGGATAGGAGGAGCAGCAAACCATCTATATGCTATTACTAGTAGCCAAGAGCAGATAATTCACCTGACGTTATCACTAGTATGA